In the Nitrospirales bacterium LBB_01 genome, one interval contains:
- a CDS encoding GMC family oxidoreductase — MLLLEAGDAYNPTKDYQLDKPQWEQTGFPMKEPHDRFYTFKKMQKLNEQYSSLTSFNHITGKSNKTNRRQPGAYHHLRAVGGSTLMFSGEAHRLNPNAMKMKTRFGVAADWPMDYKELEPFYETAEKVIGVSGQSEGNPLSPKTAPYPLPPHKISYSSSIISAAKHGINFVPNSLAILSKPYDGRAACNYCGGCLRGCMLKDKGSTDVTFIAKALSTGYLTIKTQSAAVNIEAGPNDKVVQIQYVDDKMRYQSAKGKIFIVSCGAVHTPRLLLLSNNRYSPDGLCNEYGLVGRNFMETLLCSISGLYDKRIESYRGLPADIISWDYNNPDAIKDVIGGCRFTAGAIEADFTGPINYALRVAGGFGKQHKDEMRKSFGNVLTIKAIGENLPNKKSYVGLDKKKRDAYGMPLPKICSYLDEMELKRLKFMVEKSTEVLKATGVSKIIEQSSTYDIFNSTHVFGTCRMGTDMKESAVNQFCQSFKWKNLFVVDSSVFPSSGGGESPSLTINALALRTAKYITGNDK; from the coding sequence GTGCTGCTCCTTGAGGCAGGTGACGCTTATAATCCGACAAAAGATTATCAGCTTGATAAACCGCAGTGGGAACAAACCGGATTTCCTATGAAAGAACCTCATGACAGGTTTTATACATTTAAAAAGATGCAAAAGCTAAACGAACAGTACTCATCCCTTACAAGTTTTAACCACATCACAGGAAAATCAAATAAAACCAATAGAAGACAACCCGGTGCATATCATCACCTGCGTGCTGTAGGGGGCTCAACCCTTATGTTTAGCGGTGAGGCGCACAGACTTAACCCTAACGCTATGAAAATGAAAACCAGATTCGGAGTTGCTGCCGATTGGCCTATGGATTACAAAGAACTTGAACCGTTTTATGAGACAGCAGAAAAAGTCATTGGTGTATCGGGACAATCCGAGGGAAATCCATTAAGCCCAAAAACTGCGCCATATCCACTTCCCCCGCATAAGATAAGCTATAGCAGCTCTATAATCAGCGCCGCTAAACACGGTATCAATTTTGTGCCGAACTCACTGGCCATACTGTCCAAGCCCTACGACGGCCGCGCGGCTTGTAATTACTGCGGAGGCTGCCTGAGAGGGTGTATGCTTAAGGACAAGGGCAGCACCGATGTTACTTTCATAGCTAAAGCATTGTCTACAGGATACTTAACGATAAAAACACAGTCTGCGGCAGTAAACATTGAGGCTGGACCAAATGACAAAGTAGTGCAGATTCAATATGTGGACGACAAGATGAGGTATCAATCGGCAAAGGGCAAGATATTCATAGTTTCCTGCGGGGCGGTGCACACGCCGCGCCTTCTGCTGCTCTCTAATAACCGTTACAGCCCTGACGGATTATGTAATGAATACGGCTTGGTTGGGCGGAACTTTATGGAAACTCTTTTGTGCTCAATTTCCGGTCTTTATGACAAGAGGATAGAAAGCTACAGAGGGCTGCCTGCCGATATTATCTCATGGGATTACAACAATCCGGATGCGATAAAAGATGTAATCGGCGGCTGCCGCTTTACAGCTGGAGCAATTGAAGCGGACTTTACCGGGCCTATCAACTACGCTCTCAGAGTTGCCGGAGGTTTTGGGAAACAGCACAAAGATGAGATGCGCAAGAGCTTTGGTAATGTGCTAACTATTAAAGCTATCGGGGAAAACCTGCCCAACAAAAAATCATACGTCGGTCTGGATAAAAAGAAACGGGATGCTTATGGAATGCCGCTGCCTAAAATCTGCTCATATCTTGACGAGATGGAATTAAAGCGGCTGAAATTTATGGTTGAGAAATCAACTGAGGTTCTAAAAGCAACTGGAGTCAGTAAAATAATAGAACAGAGCAGCACTTACGACATTTTTAATTCCACACATGTTTTTGGCACGTGCCGGATGGGCACTGATATGAAAGAATCCGCAGTTAATCAGTTTTGCCAAAGTTTTAAGTGGAAAAACCTGTTTGTAGTGGACTCAAGCGTGTTTCCAAGTTCAGGAGGCGGTGAGTCCCCCTCTCTGACAATCAATGCGCTTGCCCTTAGAACTGCAAAATATATCACGGGAAATGACAAGTAG
- a CDS encoding gluconate 2-dehydrogenase subunit 3 family protein, protein MLTDRRAFLKTLLGGTLLLISGYLFKVNLYTAKLTKDETETLRAYFDVLIPTDESPSASALNIDKILITEIEKDKTLLQHTKKTCKWLNSYSTGSTQLFISLNDDNRQILVKRVAESAEGTAHRIFYESTLKMAFFHYYSNPVSWKFLHYNGPPQPNGFMNYSETPV, encoded by the coding sequence ATGCTGACTGACAGACGAGCTTTTTTAAAAACCCTTTTGGGCGGCACTTTGCTTCTTATATCCGGCTATCTGTTTAAGGTTAATTTATATACAGCTAAACTTACAAAGGATGAGACTGAGACTTTAAGAGCATATTTTGACGTGCTTATTCCAACGGACGAAAGCCCCTCGGCTTCTGCATTAAACATTGACAAAATATTAATAACCGAAATAGAAAAGGACAAAACTCTTCTACAGCATACAAAAAAAACGTGTAAGTGGTTAAATTCTTACTCAACGGGCAGCACTCAATTGTTTATTTCATTAAATGACGACAATCGTCAAATATTAGTAAAGAGAGTTGCAGAAAGCGCAGAGGGTACTGCTCATAGGATTTTTTATGAATCAACTCTAAAAATGGCTTTTTTTCATTATTATTCTAATCCGGTAAGCTGGAAATTTCTTCATTATAACGGCCCTCCTCAGCCTAACGGGTTTATGAATTACTCAGAGACACCGGTATGA
- a CDS encoding Uma2 family endonuclease: MQTIERNFDLTEIINGEEIMGPSPFRRHQNIAANLYDIVRQHIKKHNLGRLYFSPLDVIFEEGINRLQPDILFVKKDNADIEQDWIRGVPDMVCEIISSHSYEMDTEVKKAVYEKYRVPEYWIVMPEPKTIEILTIEGDRYKLYSFAAFEGVVKSKVIDGLQININDIFE; the protein is encoded by the coding sequence ATGCAGACTATAGAACGAAACTTTGACTTAACGGAAATCATCAACGGAGAGGAAATCATGGGGCCCAGTCCTTTTAGAAGACATCAGAACATAGCGGCTAATTTGTATGATATTGTACGTCAACATATAAAAAAACATAACTTAGGAAGGTTGTATTTTTCTCCTCTTGACGTTATCTTTGAGGAGGGAATTAACAGGCTTCAGCCTGATATTTTGTTCGTTAAAAAGGACAATGCCGATATTGAGCAGGATTGGATACGAGGCGTGCCGGATATGGTTTGTGAGATAATATCATCACACAGTTATGAAATGGATACCGAGGTTAAAAAAGCAGTTTATGAAAAATACAGGGTGCCGGAGTACTGGATTGTTATGCCTGAGCCGAAAACGATAGAAATATTGACCATTGAAGGCGATAGATATAAACTCTATTCATTTGCGGCATTTGAAGGAGTTGTTAAATCTAAAGTCATAGATGGGCTTCAAATTAATATAAACGATATATTTGAATAA